The [Eubacterium] eligens ATCC 27750 genome segment CATCATCAGAGATATTAAAGAATCTTAATACAGGCAGGGCGTTGTGCTTTGCAGCAACACATGATATTGAGCTTACAACAATACTTAAGGACTGTTACAGCAACTATCATTTTCAGGAGGAAGTTACTGAGGATGAGGTTAAGTTTGATTATAAGCTGTATGCCGGACCTGCAACAACAAGGAATGCAATCAAGCTTCTTAATGTTATAGGGTATGATAAGAATATAATTAAGGGAGCCGAACAGCGTGCAATGCATTTCCTGACAGATGGAAACTGGAAATCTTGATAAATGTTGTTGCTTGTGATATTATAAATTATTGCGAAGGCTTTTATTATAATTCGTGGAGGTAATAATATGGTTGGGTTAGTCGGCGTACTCGTAGGTGAGATAGCTTACGAAGTGGTAAGATTTGTTATAATGCTTGCGTTACTGGTACTTGCAGTATTCGTAGGTGGTAAGCTCCGAAAGGCAGCAGATGCCAAGAAGGCAGCTAAGATGGCTGCATCGGAGAATAAAGAGAAAGAGATTACTGAATAATCAGGAGGAAGTTAAAGTGCAGTACAGAGGTGTGAATGAATTAAGAAGATTATACCTTGATTTCTTTGAGAGCAAGGGACATTTGAAAATGAAGAGCTTTTCTTTAGTTCCACATAATGATAACAGTCTGCTTATCATTAATTCAGGTATGGCTCCACTTAAGCCATATTTTACAGGACAGGAGATTCCACCAAGAAGAAGAGTTACAACTTGTCAGAAGTGTATAAGAACAGGTGATATCGAGAATGTAGGTAAGACAGCAAGACATGGTACATTCTTCGAGATGCTCGGTAACTTCTCATTTGGTGATTATTTTAAGGACGAAGCTATTCACTGGTCATGGGAGTTCTTAACAGAGACTGTAGGACTTGATCCAGACAGATTATACCCTTCTATATATCAGGATGATGATGAAGCATTTAATATATGGAATAAGGAAATCGGTATTGCACCTGAAAGAATATTCAGATTTGGTAAGGAAGATAACTTCTGGGAGCATGGCGCTGGTCCTTGCGGTCCATGTTCTGAGATATATTATGACCGTGGTGAGAAATATGGCTGTGGTAAGCCAGGCTGTACAGTAGGCTGTGACTGTGACAGATATATGGAAGTATGGAACAATGTATTCTCACAGTTTAACAATGACGGACATGGCAATTACACAGACCTTATCCAGAAAAACATTGATACAGGTATGGGACTTGAAAGACTTGCAGTTGTTGTGCAGGATGTTGATTCTATATTTGATGTTGATACATTACAGGCACTTCGCAACAAGGTTTGTGAGATGGCTGGAGTTAAGTATAAGGAAGATGAGAAGCAGGATGTCTCTATCCGTGTTATCACAGACCATATCCGTTCAGTAACATTTATGGTAAGTGATGGAATTATGCCATCTAACGAAGGAAGAGGATATGTCTTAAGAAGACTTTTAAGAAGAGCTGCAAGACATGGAAGACTTCTAGGTATTGAAGGAAAGTTTTTATCTAAGCTTTGTGAAACTGTAATTGAAGGCTCTAAGGACGGTTATCCTGAATTAGAGGAAAAGAGAACATTTATTACTAAGGTTATCTCTGAAGAAGAAGATAAGTTTAATAAGACTATCGACCAGGGATTAAGCATCCTTAATGATATGGAAGCTGAACTTGCTTCTAAGGGTGAAAATGTATTATCAGGAGCAGACGCATTTAAGCTCTATGATACTTACGGATTTCCTATGGATCTTACTAAGGAAATCCTTGAAGAGAAGAATATTACAATTGATGAAGCTGGATTTAATGCAGCTATGGAAGAGCAGAGAGTTAAGGCAAGAAATGCCCGTAAGGTAACTAACTATATGGGTGCAGACGCAACTGTATATGATGAGATTGACCCTGCTATAACAAGCGCGTTTGTCGGATATGACAAGCTTACTAATGAATCTGAGATTACAGTTCTTACAACAGAGGAAGAAGTTGTTGACGCTTTATCTGAGGGTGATAAGGGAACTGTTATTGTAGATGAGACTGTATTCTATGCTACTATGGGTGGTCAGGAAGGCGATAAGGGTGTTATTAAGACATCTGAAGGAGAATTTGCTGTTGAGACTACTATCAAGTTAAAGGGTGGCAAGATTGGTCATGTCGGAACTATGACTAAGGGCATGATGAAGGTTGGAGATACTGCAACAATGGAAGTTTCACCTGCTTACAGAGCAGATACATGCAAGAACCACAGTGCAACACATCTTCTTCAGAAGGCTTTAAGAATTGTTCTTGGTGATCATGTTGAGCAGAAGGGTTCATACGTTGATCCTGACAGATTAAGATTTGACTTTACACATTTCCAGAGCATGACTAAGGAAGAGATTGCTAAGGTTGAAGATATTGTTAATGAAAAGATTGCAGAGGCTATTCCTGTTGTTACTGATGTAATGACAATTGAGGAAGCTAAGAAGACAGGAGCTATGGCACTTTTCGGTGAGAAGTACGGCGAGAAGGTAAGAGTAGTTGCTATGGGAGACTTCTCTAAGGAATTCTGTGGTGGTACTCATGTTGCTAATACAGCTAATATCAGACTTTTCAAGATTGTATCTGAGGCAGGTGTTGCTGCAGGCGTAAGAAGAATTGAGGCTCTTACAGATAAGGGTGTTATAAAGTACTACGCTGAACTTGAGAAGACTATTGAAGAGGCAGCTAAGGCAGCCAAGGCAGAGCCGGTACAGCTTGTTAAGAAGATTGCAGCTATGAATGATGAGATTAAGTCCCTTATGAGTGAGAATGAGAAGCTTAAGGCCGAGCTTGCTAATAATGCACTTGGAGATACAGCAGGAGATATCAAGGAAGTTAACGGTGTTAAGTATATCGCAACTAAGGTTGACGGTGTTGATATGAATGAATTAAGAAACCTTGGTGATAAGTTAAAGGGTGAGATTGGTTCAGGAGTTGTTGTTATCGTCAGCGCACAGGGTGCTGATAAGGTAAGCGTTATTGCGATGGCAACAGACGATGTTATTGCCAAGGGTGCTCATGCTGGTAACCTTATCAAGGCTCTTGCTCCTATTGTTGGCGGTGGCGGTGGCGGCCGTCCTAATATGGCTCAGGCTGGTGGTAAGAACCCTGCCGGTATTGATGAGCTTATTGCTAAAGTACCTGATACAATTCTTGAACAGATTGGATAATTGGGGCTTGACGATTTGCAAAAATGTGATATAATGTTTTTTGTGCGATTAGTAAATACCCTATTTATGTAGTTTGGCGCACAATTTGCAACAGAAGGGTGGTCAGGAAGTAGTATGTCAAATGTCATCGTTAAAGAAAACGAGTCTTTAGATAGCGCATTACGCAGATTCAAGAGAAACTGTGCTAAGGCAGGCATTCAGCAGGAAATTCGTAAGAGAGAACATTACGAGAAGCCAAGCGTAAGACGTAAGAAGAAGTCAGAAGCAGCTAGAAAACGTAAGTTCAACTAATAATTAATATTTTTGACATGAGAGAGCGATGCTTAGGCATCGCTCTTTTTGGATTTATAATAAAAAATCCGGTTTTACTGGAAAGCCTCAATTATAAACTTAACAGGATACTTAATTTTGAAGCAACAAATCACAACTATTTCAGACAACATATAACGGATATTAAAGAGAGTTTTATTAAAGAATTAGAAATAGGAAATATAATGACAGACTAAAATCATACTTTAAAGGATAACAGCATAGAATATAAAAAGATTTTGGAAGTCTGCTTATATGGTCGATTTTATCAGCAGCGGTATAAGGCTCGGACAGATGTGTGATCTTAGCAGAGATGTTGTTGCAGGACTTCCTGTTATATCAATGCTGGGTGACTGCGAGGTTTTTATAGAGAATTACAGAGGTATACTTGAGTATTCAAGCGAATATCTTAAGGTTTCTACGAAGATAGGCAATATAAGGGTAAGCGGGAGCAATCTTGTGATATACCATATGAATCAGGACGAAATCCTTCTTAGGGGACGCATTGGCAAAGTTTCTCTAAAAGGAGAGGCTGATGAAAAGGATACATAATTATATTGTTATTGAAATATCCGGATGGGAGCGGGAAAGGTTCGTTAATCTGTGCTGCAGGCGCGGGATTACATTATATAACTGCCAGTGTGTGAAAGAGACAATAAGAGCGAGAATAACAAGACAGGATTATTTCAAGACTAAGGAATTGCGAAGAAAATGTCATGTTCATATTAAAGTTTTAAAGAAACATGATATAGAGTTTCTTTTTGCAAGATACAGAAGAAATTATTCGATAATTGCTGGCTTTGCCACTGCATTTGTATTGATGTTCATTGCCAGCAGATTCGTGTGGAGTATTGAATTTGATGGAAATTACATATATACAGATGATTCAATGCGCAGGTTTCTTAAAGAGCATGGCATCAGCACAGGTGATAAAGTTAAGAATATAGATACAGAAAATATTGAGAAGGCAATTAAAAATGAACTGTCGCAGGTTACATGGGTTAATGTACGGATTGAGGGAAATATTCTGAAAGTCAGCATTGATGAATCTAAAGCTGATGAGCTACACAGCACCACTAATGATGGCAATATAATATCAGGATATTCCGGTGTTATTGAATACATTATAACAAGAAGCGGAACACCGAAGGTCACTGTTGGTGACGAGGTATCAGAAGGCGATATACTTGTTGAGAATACATTGTATGTTCCTGATGATTACGAGGAGAATATACAGCAATTCCAGACGCAGGCTCAGGCGGATATTCTGATAAGAACGCAGTTATCATGGGATAAGGAGATAAATGCGGTATATGCCGATAAAATATATACTGGACGAAAGATGACGACATATGCCATAAGCATAGATAAATATGAAATTTCTCTCGGCTTTCCACGACATTTAAAAGAGTATGACAAGGTTGTTAATGAGGGGAATATAAAGATTGCTAATTTTATTGCACTTCCTGTATGTGTACAGAAGATTACTCTTAATGAGTATAAGGAAAATGAGACTGAGTATAGTGAGGAGGAAGCAGCGGCTATTCTTAATGAAAAAGCTGAGAGATTTATAAAACATTTGAAAGAAAATGAAGTGCAAATAAATGATTATCATGTTAATATAGAAAGAAGCGGGGATAAGTATATTGCACATGCTGATATTGATGCAACTGTTCCTGCGGATTTTGATGTTAGAAAGGTGGAGACATCTGATGAGTGAGGTAGAGAGTCTTATTAATATACCGGTAGAACACTGCTCCAATATATTTGGACAGTTTGATGAATATGCGAAGGTTATAGAGAAAACACTTAAGGTTACGATTATTGTAAGAGACAGCTCTGTGAAGGTTATAGGTGCAGAGGCAGCAGTGCAGAGAGCATCAGGAGTACTTAATTATCTGTATGAGCTGTCTAAGAGAGGCAACCAGATTACAAGACAGAATGTTGATTATTCCATTGCACAGTCATTTGAAGAAAAGGCTGATTCACTGATTGAGATTGATTCTGATACAGTGTGCAGGACGATTGCAGGAAGGCCTATCAAGCCTAAGACATTCGGACAGAAAGAATATGTTGACGCCATAAGGGATAAGATGATTGTGTTCGGAGTAGGACCGGCAGGAACAGGTAAGACATACCTTGCTATGGCGATGGCTATTAATGCATTTAAGAATAATGAGGTCAACAAGATTATTCTTACAAGACCTGCGATTGAGGCTGGTGAAAAGCTCGGATTCCTGCCGGGAGATTTGCAGAGTAAGGTTGATCCGTATCTCAGGCCTCTGTATGATGCACTTTTCCAGATTATGGGTGCAGAGAGCTTTAATGCCAATATGGAAAAAGGTCTTATCGAGGTTGCACCGCTTGCATATATGAGAGGCCGTACACTTGACAATGCATTTATTATTCTTGATGAGGCACAGAATACAACACCTGCACAGATGAAGATGTTCCTTACACGAATTGGATTCGGCTCAAAGGTTGTTGTTACAGGTGATATGACACAGAAGGATCTGTCAAGGGATACCGTGTCAGGTCTTGAGATTGCGACTAAGGTTTTATCCAAGGTTGAAGAGATAGCATTTATAAAGCTTACGAATAAAGATGTTGTAAGGCATCCTCTTGTACAGAAGATTGTCAAGGCATATGAGGATTACGAGGAGAATCAGGCTAAGGCTGCCAAGAGAAGAGAAGCAAGAAAGGGAAGTCAGACAGGAAGGAGAAAAAATTGATATGACTATTAATATAGAGTACGAAGCCGAGGAAAAGCTTGACTTAGATTATGAGAAGATAATTACTGATGTTGTCAATGAGGCGGTTGATTATGAAAAATGTCCTTATGAAGCAGAGGTTAATGTAACAATTGTTGACAGTGAATCTATCCACGAGATTAATAAGGAATACAGAAATATTGATTCTCCGACAGATGTACTTTCATTTCCGGGAGTTAATTATGTTACACCTTCGGATTTTGATGCAATTGAGGACGAGTTAGAAAACAATGCTGAGGATTATTTCAATCCTGATACAGGAGAGCTTCTTCTTGGAGATATTGTTCTGTGCGTTCAGAAGATTAAGGAACAGGCGGACAAGTATGGTCATTCTGAAAAAAGGGAGTTGGCATTTCTTACAGCACACAGTATGATGCACCTTTTTGGTTATGACCACATGACACCAGAAGAAAGTGCAGTTATGGAAGCAAAGCAGAATGAAGTACTTGAAAGACTTGGAATTACCCGTTAAGAGGTGACATATATGACAGATAATGAACTTGTTGCTAAAGCTAAAGAGGCACTTGAGAACTCATATTCACCGTATTCACATTTTGCAGTTGGTGCGGCACTTTTAAGTACTGATGGACAGGTATTTATAGGCTGTAATATTGAGAATTCTTCTTTCGGGGCTACTAACTGTGCAGAAAGAACTGCAATATTTAAGGCGGTCAGTGAGGGTGTAAAGGATTTTAAGGCGATTGCTATTGTATGTTCAGGAGACCAGCCTGCTTATCCGTGTGGAATATGCAGACAGGTGATGTCTGAATTTTTCAATCCTGATACAAGAATTATTGTTGAGGAAGGCGGCGGGCTTAAGACTTATACAATGAGTGAAATTCTGCCAGACAGCTTTTCGTTATAGTATAATATTGCTTATAAATGTTAATACTTCCCAGTAAGGACAACTTACAGGAGGGAGTATTGATGAATAAGAAATCATTCTGGCTTTATGTTGTGATTATGACTATGGCTGTAATAGCTGTAGTACTTGCAATATTTATACTTGTGGTAACAGATAATAAGAAGCCTTCTAATCAGCATTTTAAAGAAGAGGTAAGCTCGCAGGTGACTAAAGTAACTGAAAGTGAAGAGTACCAGTATGTGCTTAAGTACGAAAGAGAAACTTTAAGAATATACAGAAATATTGCGGATGAAGGACGAGAAGTGTTCTATGATTATGCAGATATTAACATTGATTCACTTCCAGATGATATAAGAGAAAGACTGACTAAAGGAATATATTTTGAAGGAGAAGCACAGCTGTATGATTTTCTGCAGACATATAGCAGCTAGAAAGGATATACATTTACATGGTTAAGATTATTTCGGACAGTACAAGTGATTTGACTAAGGAACTTATAGACAAGCTTGATATATCAGTTATTCCACTTCACATTCTGCTAGGCAATGATGAATATAGGGATGGAATTGATATTACGCCAGATAAGATATATGAATGGGCAGATGAGAATAAGACAACACCTAAGACATCGGCGGTGTCTATTGATGATACAATAGAGATGTTTAAATGTGTTCTTGAGAAAGACCGGGATATTGTAGCATTTGCAATATCAGAGGATATGTCAACTACAGCTAATGTGTTTAGACTTGCGGCAAGAGAGCTTGAGGCAGAGGACAGGATTCATGTAATTGACTCTGAGAATCTGTCTACAGGAATAGGACATCTTGTTGTCGAGGCTGCTGTTATGGCAGGAAAAGGCATGTCTGCAGCTGACATTGAGAAGAATATATTAGAATTAAGACCGAGAGTCAGGGCAAGCTTTGTTGTCGATACGCTTACTTACCTTCACAGAGGAGGAAGATGCAGCGGACTGGCTGCCATGGCTGGCGGTGTACTTAAACTTCATCCAAGAATTGAAGTTAATAATGGAAAGATGAATCCTGGAAAGAAGTACAGAGGACGCATGAAGAATGTTGTACTGGATTATGTTAAGGATATGGAAGAAGACCTTAAGAAGGCTAAGAAAGACCGTGTATTCATTACACACTCTGGCTGTGATAAAGAGATAGTTGATGAAGTAAAGAATTATCTTAAACAACTTGATGTGTTTGATGAAATATATGAAACAAGGGCAGGCGGCGTTATATCTTCTCATTGTGGTCCGGGAACATTAGGAGTTCTTTTTATTGCAGGTGAGTAATTTCAGGAGAAATGTATGGCTAAATTTACGAAAAAAGCAATAATGGACTGTTTTCTTAATATGCTAAAGCGTAAGAATATTGACAGGGTAACGGTTACAGATATATGTGAGGAATGTGGAATTAACAGGAATACATTTTATTATTATTTCAGTGATATATATGATGTGCTTGACAGTGTTCTTATAGAAGAGACAGAAAAGAATATTAATATTACGGAAGATGCAACTTTTTATGAGACATATAGTAAGGCAGCTTCTGTTATTATTGAGTATCGTGCAGCAGTTATTCATGTGTATAATTCCAGGAACAGGGATATTATTGAGAAATATCTGCATAATACAACAGAATATCTTGTTGGACTTTTTGTTAAGAAATATTCTAAAGACCATAAGCTTACAGAAGATGACAGAGAGTATATAACAAGCTTTTACAGCTATTCTATTGTTGGAATTGTGTCAAGATGGATAGGCGATGGAATGCCGCCATATGATAAAGATCTTATTAAGCGTTTTTCTGAATCATTTGATGCAACGATTGATACAATGATTAATCTGTGTGAAGCTAATAATTAGTTATTAAAAACAGACAAAACATGTAAAGTGTTCGATTTTGGGACAAAGTACATGCTTTGCCTGTTTTTTTATTTAGAGAAAAAATGTATGCTAAATATAATAAAAAATGGCAAAAATAAATAAGAAAGCACAGAAAGGTGGAAAAGATTATGAGCAAAAAGGCGTTAAAACTAGGAGCAGCTTCTATTCTTGCATTGGGGGCAGGTGCGGCAGTTGTATCAAAAAAGAACAAAAGGAATGAGCAGAGGAAGGTAACTAAAGACATTCAGAAAAGAGCACATGAGGAGTTCCGTAATACTGAAAGAGGGAAATATACTAAGAATAGTAAGGGAATATATTACTCTAATGGTAACTATGAAGCATTTGCAAGACCGGAAAAACCAGAAGGAGTTGATGATAAATCAGCTTATATTGTAGGAAGTGGTCTTGGTGCATTAGCTGCAGCGTGCTTTCTTGTAAGAGATGGACAGATGAAGGGTGAGAATATTCACATACTTGAGGCTATGGATATTGCAGGCGGTGCATGTGATGGAATTAATGATCCTACAAGAGGTTATGTAATGCGTGGCGGACGAGAGATGGAGAATCATTTCGAATGTCTGTGGGATTTGTTCAGAAGTATTCCGTCTATTGAGACTCCGGGAGTTTCTGTACTTGATGAATATTACTGGCTTAACAAGCATGATCCTAATTATTCTCTTTGCAGGGCAACTGTAAACAGAGGTGAAGATGCACATACAGATGGCAAATTTAATTTAAGCCAGAAGGGCTGTATGGAAATAATGAAGCTGTTCTTCACTAAAGATGAGGATTTGTATGATAAGACAATTGAAGATTTCTTTGATGAGGAAGTTTTTGATTCAGATTTCTGGCTGTACTGGCGTACGATGTTCGCATTTGAAAACTGGCACAGTGCGCTTGAGATGAAACTTTATATTCAGAGATTTATCCATCATATAGGCGGACTTCCTGATTTCTCAGCATTGAAGTTTACCAAGTATAACCAGTATGAATCACTTATCTTGCCTATGCAGAAATACCTTGAAGATGCAGGTGTTGAGTTCAGGTTTAACACAAGAGTTGATAATGTAATCTTTGATTTCAGGAATGGAAAGAAGATTGCAAAGACTATTGAATGTACTGTAAAAGGTGAGACTAAGTCAATTGATCTTACTGAGAATGATTTGGTGTTCGTTACTAATGGAAGCTGTACAGAAGGTACTATATATGGTGACCATACACATGCACCTGTAGGTAATGCAGAGGTAAGAACAAGCGGTTGCTGGAGTCTGTGGAAGAATATTGCAGCACAGGACAGTTCATTTGGACACCCAGAGAAGTTCTGTGGTGATATATCAAAGTCTAACTGGGAGTCTGCAACTGTTACAACAAGCGATGAGAAGATTATTTCTTACATTAAGAAAATATGTAAGAGGGATCCAAGAACTGGAAATGTTGTTACAGGCGGAATTGTCAGCTGTAAGGATTCAAGCTGGCTTTTAAGCTGGACAATTAACAGACAGGGACAGTTTAAGGAACAGAAGAAGGATGAGGTGTGTGTATGGGTATACAGCCTGTTTACTGATGTTGATGGTGATTATATCAAGAAGCCTATGAAAGAGTGTACAGGTGAAGAGATTACAGCAGAATGGCTGTATCATCTTGGCGTTCCTGTTGAAGAGATTGATGAGCTTGCTAAGAACCACTGTAACACTACACCAACAATGATGCCATTTATTACTGCATTTTTCATGCCAAGAAGAAAAGGTGACAGACCTGATGTTATTCCTGATGGCTGCGTTAATTTTGCATTTCTTGGACAGTTTGCTGAGACTCCGAGGGACACAATATTTACGACAGAGTATTCAGTCAGAACTGCAATGGAGGCTGTATATGGACTGCTTGGCGTAGACAGAGGTGTTCCTGAGGTCTGGGGTAGTGTATATGATGTAAGAGACCTGCTTGATTCATCTGTTAAGCTTATGGATGGCAAATCACCATTAGAGATTGATTTAGGACCGCTTAATGTTATCAAGAAGGTTGTCTTAAAGAAGATAAAAGGAACTGTTATTGAAAAGGTGTTAAAAGACCATGATGTAATTAAAGATTATATGAAATATTAGCGAGGATTGTGGGATAGTGATTGAGTAATCACTATCCCAATGCTATATCAAGAACCATCATAAGTGCAAATCCTACAGCGGCACCTATAGTTCCTATATTGCTGTGTTCGCCGTTCTGTGATTCAGGAATAAGTTCCTCTATTACAACATACATCATAGCTCCTGCTGCGAAAGAAAGCAGATAAGGAAGAACAGGCGTGATAATACCAGCAATAAGAATTGTTATGAATCCGCCGACAGGTTCAACAACACCAGAAAGCACTCCGCATATGAATGCTTTCTTCTTACTCATGCCCTCACCACATAATGGCATTGATATAATTGCTCCTTCTGGGAAATTCTGTATTGCTATACCAATTGCAAGTGCCATTGCAGCAGTAGCAGTTATTCCTGAATCCTTCATCATTGCGCCGGCAAATGCAACACCGACTGACATTCCCTCGGGGATGTTGTGTAATGTCACAGCGAAAAGCATCATGGTAGTTTTTGATATGGAATTGGTTCTAATACCTTCCTGATTCTTGCTTTCAATATGCATATGTGGAATGACAGTATCAAGAAGCAGAAGAAAGAATATTCCTGCGAGAAAACCAACCAGTGCAGCCAGCCATTCCGGAGCACTGCTTCCTTTTGACATATCTATAGATGGTATCAGCAAAGACCATACTGATGCGGCAATCATAACTCCTGCCGCGAATCCTAAAAGCATTTTTTCAAACTTTGGGGCAATCCGTTTTTTTAAGAAGAACACCATGGCAGAGCCAAGAGATGTTCCGATAAAAGGAATTGCTAATATTATAAATTCTGACATAAAAGCTCCTTTCTATGTAAGTTAGGCATAACTAACATAATTATTATAGCATTTAAGGGTTTATATTACAAATGTTTTATCGAAAGAGAGTGATAATACGCCAAAAGTTACCTGCAACGACTTTTTGAAATAAAAGTTTCCTACAACGACTTTTTGTGATAGAATGTTTCTATACAAGTTGGAGGTGTCAGATATGGGGAATGTAGTTGATAAAGGAACCAGCTTTTTGTTTCATGTGAACAGGTATGTGGCAGGTAGTGAAACTGACATGTATAAACATGGATATGCGGAGCTTTTATATGTGTCTGATGGAAGCCTTACTGAGCATGTATGTGGGGATAAGGTGCATATAAAGAAAGGCGATGTATGCTTTATTGATTCGGGGTGTGTACATAAGGAAAGCTTTGAGGAAGATGACACATTTGTAATAAGACTCGAAGTGTCAGATGAGATTATTAATGCAGTTATAAGTAATGCTATGGCGGATAAACAGGCGGTGGATTATATTAAAGAGCTTGTTAAAGTGTTAAAGAACAGCGGATATATACATTTTGGCTATAAAGATGATTATGATAATGAGCTTAAGGATATGCTTACTGCTATGATAAGCGAGTGTGGTGTGGCGGATATGGCGTCTGCATATATATGTCAGGGGCTTATGCTTAGGATTCTGTGGCGGCTAGGAACAGTATATGAGTATGCACAGTCAAGATACATAAGAAAGAAAATTAACTGGCTTTTGCATCAGGAAATTACAGATTTTATTGAAGATAATATGAAAGATGTTACAATAGATATGCTTGTTGAAAGATTCGGTTATCAGGAGGATTATTTCAACAGGTTTTTAAAGGCACAGACAGGTATGACTTTCACGGAATATCTGCAGGATTGCAGATTGAACAAATCGGCCATTCTCTTAAAAGAAGATTCAATGGATGTTGATGAGATTATAAAGAAAGTCGGATATAGAAACAAAGGATATTTTTACAGGATATTTACTGAGAAATACAACATGACACCTGCAAAATTCAGAAAATATATTAAAGAAAAGGAGTTTACGATATGAGTGATATGTATAACAATCCGGTACAGAGAGGATTCTTTCCAGAT includes the following:
- the ybeY gene encoding rRNA maturation RNase YbeY; protein product: MTINIEYEAEEKLDLDYEKIITDVVNEAVDYEKCPYEAEVNVTIVDSESIHEINKEYRNIDSPTDVLSFPGVNYVTPSDFDAIEDELENNAEDYFNPDTGELLLGDIVLCVQKIKEQADKYGHSEKRELAFLTAHSMMHLFGYDHMTPEESAVMEAKQNEVLERLGITR
- the alaS gene encoding alanine--tRNA ligase; its protein translation is MQYRGVNELRRLYLDFFESKGHLKMKSFSLVPHNDNSLLIINSGMAPLKPYFTGQEIPPRRRVTTCQKCIRTGDIENVGKTARHGTFFEMLGNFSFGDYFKDEAIHWSWEFLTETVGLDPDRLYPSIYQDDDEAFNIWNKEIGIAPERIFRFGKEDNFWEHGAGPCGPCSEIYYDRGEKYGCGKPGCTVGCDCDRYMEVWNNVFSQFNNDGHGNYTDLIQKNIDTGMGLERLAVVVQDVDSIFDVDTLQALRNKVCEMAGVKYKEDEKQDVSIRVITDHIRSVTFMVSDGIMPSNEGRGYVLRRLLRRAARHGRLLGIEGKFLSKLCETVIEGSKDGYPELEEKRTFITKVISEEEDKFNKTIDQGLSILNDMEAELASKGENVLSGADAFKLYDTYGFPMDLTKEILEEKNITIDEAGFNAAMEEQRVKARNARKVTNYMGADATVYDEIDPAITSAFVGYDKLTNESEITVLTTEEEVVDALSEGDKGTVIVDETVFYATMGGQEGDKGVIKTSEGEFAVETTIKLKGGKIGHVGTMTKGMMKVGDTATMEVSPAYRADTCKNHSATHLLQKALRIVLGDHVEQKGSYVDPDRLRFDFTHFQSMTKEEIAKVEDIVNEKIAEAIPVVTDVMTIEEAKKTGAMALFGEKYGEKVRVVAMGDFSKEFCGGTHVANTANIRLFKIVSEAGVAAGVRRIEALTDKGVIKYYAELEKTIEEAAKAAKAEPVQLVKKIAAMNDEIKSLMSENEKLKAELANNALGDTAGDIKEVNGVKYIATKVDGVDMNELRNLGDKLKGEIGSGVVVIVSAQGADKVSVIAMATDDVIAKGAHAGNLIKALAPIVGGGGGGRPNMAQAGGKNPAGIDELIAKVPDTILEQIG
- a CDS encoding PhoH family protein, whose product is MSEVESLINIPVEHCSNIFGQFDEYAKVIEKTLKVTIIVRDSSVKVIGAEAAVQRASGVLNYLYELSKRGNQITRQNVDYSIAQSFEEKADSLIEIDSDTVCRTIAGRPIKPKTFGQKEYVDAIRDKMIVFGVGPAGTGKTYLAMAMAINAFKNNEVNKIILTRPAIEAGEKLGFLPGDLQSKVDPYLRPLYDALFQIMGAESFNANMEKGLIEVAPLAYMRGRTLDNAFIILDEAQNTTPAQMKMFLTRIGFGSKVVVTGDMTQKDLSRDTVSGLEIATKVLSKVEEIAFIKLTNKDVVRHPLVQKIVKAYEDYEENQAKAAKRREARKGSQTGRRKN
- a CDS encoding YabP/YqfC family sporulation protein, translated to MVDFISSGIRLGQMCDLSRDVVAGLPVISMLGDCEVFIENYRGILEYSSEYLKVSTKIGNIRVSGSNLVIYHMNQDEILLRGRIGKVSLKGEADEKDT
- a CDS encoding TetR/AcrR family transcriptional regulator; its protein translation is MAKFTKKAIMDCFLNMLKRKNIDRVTVTDICEECGINRNTFYYYFSDIYDVLDSVLIEETEKNINITEDATFYETYSKAASVIIEYRAAVIHVYNSRNRDIIEKYLHNTTEYLVGLFVKKYSKDHKLTEDDREYITSFYSYSIVGIVSRWIGDGMPPYDKDLIKRFSESFDATIDTMINLCEANN
- the cdd gene encoding cytidine deaminase is translated as MTDNELVAKAKEALENSYSPYSHFAVGAALLSTDGQVFIGCNIENSSFGATNCAERTAIFKAVSEGVKDFKAIAIVCSGDQPAYPCGICRQVMSEFFNPDTRIIVEEGGGLKTYTMSEILPDSFSL
- the rpsU gene encoding 30S ribosomal protein S21, translated to MSNVIVKENESLDSALRRFKRNCAKAGIQQEIRKREHYEKPSVRRKKKSEAARKRKFN
- a CDS encoding sporulation protein YqfD — its product is MKRIHNYIVIEISGWERERFVNLCCRRGITLYNCQCVKETIRARITRQDYFKTKELRRKCHVHIKVLKKHDIEFLFARYRRNYSIIAGFATAFVLMFIASRFVWSIEFDGNYIYTDDSMRRFLKEHGISTGDKVKNIDTENIEKAIKNELSQVTWVNVRIEGNILKVSIDESKADELHSTTNDGNIISGYSGVIEYIITRSGTPKVTVGDEVSEGDILVENTLYVPDDYEENIQQFQTQAQADILIRTQLSWDKEINAVYADKIYTGRKMTTYAISIDKYEISLGFPRHLKEYDKVVNEGNIKIANFIALPVCVQKITLNEYKENETEYSEEEAAAILNEKAERFIKHLKENEVQINDYHVNIERSGDKYIAHADIDATVPADFDVRKVETSDE
- a CDS encoding DegV family protein — encoded protein: MVKIISDSTSDLTKELIDKLDISVIPLHILLGNDEYRDGIDITPDKIYEWADENKTTPKTSAVSIDDTIEMFKCVLEKDRDIVAFAISEDMSTTANVFRLAARELEAEDRIHVIDSENLSTGIGHLVVEAAVMAGKGMSAADIEKNILELRPRVRASFVVDTLTYLHRGGRCSGLAAMAGGVLKLHPRIEVNNGKMNPGKKYRGRMKNVVLDYVKDMEEDLKKAKKDRVFITHSGCDKEIVDEVKNYLKQLDVFDEIYETRAGGVISSHCGPGTLGVLFIAGE